One Mycolicibacterium sp. ND9-15 genomic window, CTGTGCGGCACGCAAGAGCGGAAGCGCCGACCGCACGCAGTGCACCATGCCCATCACGCCGCCGTCGAACGCGATGCGCCACTGTTCATCGGTCAGATCCTCGAAGGTGCCGACGGCGTCGGGGCCGACGGCGTTGATGAGGATGTTGAGTTCGCCGTTCCAGCGCTGCCCGATCTCATCGAAGGCGCGCCGCACCTGATCGGCGTCGGTGATGTCGGCAATCAGCGCCAGCGCGTCGGGGCTGCCGATCTCGACGAGCGCCGTCGCCGCCTCCCCGAGGACATCCGGCGTGCGTCCGACGACCGCCACCCGGGCCCCGTCTTCGGCCAGACAGCGCGCCGTCGCAAAACCCATGCCGCGCCCACCGCCGACCACGACGGCGGAGGCGTCCTTCAGCCCGAGGTCCATGCGGCCTTTCGCTCACCCGATTGCGTGGAAAACCTTACTATAGGACTTACAGTAGAACAGCGGAACAACCGTGGAGACCGGCGACCCGAAGGCTCCCGGTATGGTTGACGGTAACGG contains:
- a CDS encoding SDR family NAD(P)-dependent oxidoreductase; translation: MDLGLKDASAVVVGGGRGMGFATARCLAEDGARVAVVGRTPDVLGEAATALVEIGSPDALALIADITDADQVRRAFDEIGQRWNGELNILINAVGPDAVGTFEDLTDEQWRIAFDGGVMGMVHCVRSALPLLRAAQWARIVNFSAHSTQRQSVILPAYTAAKAAVTSISKNLSLLLAKDEIMVNVVSPGSIASEALIGWAESVGVDGTDPYALMGAIGEHFGHPAHLPRAGLPDEIAPVVAFLASRRNSYMTGANVNVDGGSDFT